The Parafrankia irregularis genome includes the window TTCGTCGACGTGGAGACCCCGCGGGCGAACGCCAAGAGCTGCATGTTCGCAGTCCGTGCCTTCTATCTTGACATTGCGCAGTGGGCGTTGGAAGACCCAGCCCGTTGGGGCCCTTGGGCCGCGCCCTGCCCCGTCACGCCTGCCGACGTCAATCGGTGGAAAGAGCGGATGCGCCGCAAGGCGCGGATGGACCAGCGCACCCGCGAGCGCCTGCCGCACCTGCCCGCCCTTGTCCGCATTGTCGAGAAGCGTCGCCATGACACCGCGGAGCGTCTCGCCGTCGCTCGCCGCACCGACCCCGGTGAGACCTTCACCATCGCGGACCGCACATTTCTACGGCCACTCATGCCGACCGCTGGCGGCACGAAGGTCTGGGCCGACGACCAGAACAGCGGCGTTCGCCACGACCTGACCTTTGAAGAACACGAAGCGTTCTGGGCATGGGCAACGGTGGAAATCCTGCGACACACCGGAATCCGGGCAGAGGAACTCCTCGAACTCACCCACCACAGCTTCATCCAATACCAGCTTCCCGCCACCGGCGAGCTGGTTCCCCTCCTACAGATAGCGCCGTCAAAAACTGACACCGAACGCCTTCTGCTGATCAGCCCGGAACTCGCCGACGTCCTCAGCGCCGTGGTCTGCCGCGTCCGCGACGCCACTGGAACCGTGCCTCTCGTCCCCTCCTACGACATCCACGAATGCGTCTGGCTTCCGCCGATGCCTCTGCTGTTCCAACGACGCTGGGGCGCCGAAAACCGAGCGATACCACGCCGGTCCATCGAGAAGGCGCTCAGCAACGCCCTCGCACACTCCGGACTGACTGGACCGGACCAAAAGCCCCTCGACTTCACCCCGCACGACTTCCGCCGCATCTTCGTCACCGACGCTGTCATGAGCGGACTCCCACCCCACATCGCCCAGGCCATCTGCGGGCACCGCGACATCAACACCACGATGGGCTACAAGGCGACCTACCCCGAGGAAACGATCGAAGCGCACCGCGCATGGATCTCCCGACGCCGTTCCGTGCGCCCCAGCGAAGAATACCGGACACCGACGGAACAAGAATGGGAAGACTTCTTCGGCCACTTTCAACGGCGCAAAGTATCCCTCGGCACCTGCGGGCGCGCCTACAACACTCCGTGCATCCATGAACATGCCTGCATTCGATGCCCGATGCTGCGGCCTGACCCGGCCCAGCGGCCACGACTCGTCGAGGTTCATGACAACCTGCAAGCACGCATCAGCGAAGCCGAACAGCAAGGATGGCTCGGCGAAATCGAGGGCCTCACCATCAGCCTCGCCGCCGCCGAAGCAAAACTCACCGATCTCGACCGCCTCACCAACCGGCAGACCACCGTCCACCTCGGCATGCCCAGTGTCCATCACCTCGTCGCACGCACCATCACCACCAATGCGCCCGAGAACCGGTCACCCGAGTAGGGCCATCCTCTCACACCCGTCCAGCCAACGACTCAACCGAGACAAATATGATCTGTCCGACTTGCGCAAGTTCAGAGAACCGGCCGAAGGCGGCTTCGACTGCTCCGGGCTCACCAGAGCCGCCTACCAGGCCGCCGGGATCGACCTGCCCCGCACCGCGCAGACCCAGTACGAGGCCGGGCCAGTGGTCCCGCCCGGCCAACCACTCCAGATCGGCGACCTCGTCTTCTACGGCACCGCCACCGACATCCACCATGTCGCGATCTACATCGGAAACGGGCATATGATCACGGCTCCAGGAGACAAAGAGGTGGTTAAGATCGCTCCGTACAGGTGGGCGAAAGACGACTATTTCGGGGCGACCAGGCCGGGCACATAGAGCGTTTGTAGGTTCTCAAAAGAGGTGACAGTTTCTCAAAAGAGATGTCGCTGATCTGTCGCTGACCGCCAGATCGATGAGAAGCGGCTCGGCGTGG containing:
- a CDS encoding tyrosine-type recombinase/integrase, with translation MTEVLDRPDPSIGSHSIVRKPGTMRGTAGAAARLRIQFPPRAVPGSWPETFLGSRDIVELLVPPPYGSDKQAVQWKRRSGITGVLRWLQGHSGATWQQRWLATGVQEIDGKHWREIAVQWLRGVGDDTNEPCLSTGLLALICGDVIRPGVRWMMTRHSPRFQAAMERSRDPDGFARLRACARENPAAAPLMVRLALYRTATIMACKGGLIADIVPGDCVELLDVQSSVQAKGGTCKTYFYQLLHDAGIFSPDAPPTIRAFRGATGQLTVEALVDRFALRCRPVRNLLVEYLRYRQPAVDYVSLKELAEKLAGLFWGDLERHHPGIYSLHLPDEVATAWKQRIQVRTTKAADTDGGFVDVETPRANAKSCMFAVRAFYLDIAQWALEDPARWGPWAAPCPVTPADVNRWKERMRRKARMDQRTRERLPHLPALVRIVEKRRHDTAERLAVARRTDPGETFTIADRTFLRPLMPTAGGTKVWADDQNSGVRHDLTFEEHEAFWAWATVEILRHTGIRAEELLELTHHSFIQYQLPATGELVPLLQIAPSKTDTERLLLISPELADVLSAVVCRVRDATGTVPLVPSYDIHECVWLPPMPLLFQRRWGAENRAIPRRSIEKALSNALAHSGLTGPDQKPLDFTPHDFRRIFVTDAVMSGLPPHIAQAICGHRDINTTMGYKATYPEETIEAHRAWISRRRSVRPSEEYRTPTEQEWEDFFGHFQRRKVSLGTCGRAYNTPCIHEHACIRCPMLRPDPAQRPRLVEVHDNLQARISEAEQQGWLGEIEGLTISLAAAEAKLTDLDRLTNRQTTVHLGMPSVHHLVARTITTNAPENRSPE